Proteins found in one Candidatus Binataceae bacterium genomic segment:
- a CDS encoding sigma 54-interacting transcriptional regulator, which translates to MKKTTVNKVDKKQAQSTSFAPVQSRLGRPAYLGFLWNHDLDELRAVLEGISRYHAPILDHWHDQYRTHLGEGRALSEAEFREIFSKELRETVDLLLRHDLDGFIEHIRREAENLAQRQVPYYEVIISMHLFEESVAKSLPGFPPLPATYLAFDKLSHIRSIVLADTYFRVRASLLSTRIYELENEAGMLPLERREHFHGLVGASPAMRRLYERICRAAVQRQGTVLLVGETGVGKELVARALHEAGPGAHGPFIPFNCAAIPRELVESELFGHKRGAFSGAGEEYLGLFRAAEGGTLFLDEITEMALDTQSKLLRALQERAVRPVGHTRELPINLRLVASTNRQPLEAVTAGRLREDLYYRLQAMVLEVPPLRERMDDLPLLIAHFQELYNQRLDRTPPLAGIAPDALARMRAYHWPGNVRELANAIESAATFAQGPRIELADLPDAVRAASSSSKAVTAKAQVGDLAEAERQAIGRALAATKGNKVQAAMMLGISRKKLYSKLKQYGWF; encoded by the coding sequence ATGAAGAAGACAACAGTTAACAAGGTCGACAAAAAACAGGCGCAATCAACCAGCTTCGCGCCGGTTCAATCGCGGCTGGGGCGGCCCGCTTATCTGGGCTTTTTGTGGAACCACGACTTAGATGAGCTGCGTGCCGTGCTGGAGGGGATCTCCCGTTACCATGCCCCCATTTTGGATCACTGGCACGACCAGTATCGCACCCATCTGGGTGAAGGGCGCGCGCTCTCCGAGGCGGAATTTCGCGAGATCTTCAGCAAAGAGCTGCGAGAAACCGTCGATCTTCTGCTCCGTCACGACCTGGACGGCTTTATCGAACATATCCGGCGCGAAGCCGAGAATTTGGCCCAGCGCCAAGTCCCCTACTACGAAGTCATTATTTCGATGCACCTGTTCGAGGAGAGCGTCGCCAAGTCGCTGCCTGGATTTCCGCCCCTGCCCGCTACCTACCTGGCGTTCGACAAGCTCAGCCACATTCGCAGCATCGTGCTGGCCGATACCTATTTCCGTGTACGCGCCTCGCTGCTCAGCACGCGGATTTATGAACTCGAAAACGAAGCTGGAATGCTTCCGCTGGAGCGACGCGAGCATTTTCACGGCTTGGTAGGAGCAAGCCCCGCGATGCGCCGGCTCTACGAGCGGATTTGTCGAGCGGCGGTCCAGCGCCAAGGGACCGTCCTGCTGGTCGGCGAGACCGGGGTGGGTAAAGAACTGGTGGCGCGCGCACTCCATGAAGCTGGGCCAGGCGCCCACGGTCCTTTTATTCCGTTCAACTGCGCGGCCATACCGCGCGAGTTGGTGGAGAGCGAGTTGTTCGGCCACAAGCGGGGTGCCTTCAGTGGCGCAGGCGAGGAGTATCTGGGGCTTTTTCGCGCCGCCGAAGGCGGCACGCTTTTCCTTGACGAAATTACCGAAATGGCGCTTGACACTCAGTCCAAACTGCTGCGCGCACTTCAAGAGCGCGCCGTCCGCCCGGTGGGCCATACCCGCGAGCTGCCGATCAACCTGCGCCTGGTTGCGTCGACCAACCGCCAGCCCCTTGAAGCGGTTACCGCCGGCCGCCTGCGTGAGGACCTCTACTATCGCCTGCAAGCGATGGTGCTCGAGGTGCCCCCGCTGCGCGAGCGAATGGATGACTTGCCGCTGCTCATCGCGCACTTCCAGGAACTCTACAACCAGCGCCTGGACCGTACGCCGCCACTTGCCGGAATTGCCCCCGATGCGCTTGCCCGGATGCGCGCTTACCATTGGCCGGGGAACGTACGCGAGCTGGCCAATGCGATCGAATCCGCGGCCACCTTCGCGCAGGGTCCGCGGATCGAATTGGCCGACCTTCCGGATGCCGTTCGCGCGGCTTCCTCCTCCAGCAAGGCGGTGACCGCAAAAGCCCAAGTGGGAGATCTAGCCGAGGCTGAACGACAGGCTATCGGCCGGGCCTTAGCCGCGACCAAGGGCAACAAGGTTCAGGCCGCAATGATGCTGGGAATATCGCGCAAGAAGCTTTACAGCAAATTGAAACAATATGGCTGGTTCTGA
- a CDS encoding G8 domain-containing protein: MVIYRPVWIVRGALLTLLLFSLSCSGGSSSSSPPVSVSGLCQQAFAPPSNLHGVVAHAVATSTPAPVPLSSCTMDTNRDVVIGSGGCGPNVYVDKSFVDSNGTGLGSITINSDGILAFLHDPGFEPYQLDTSGIVVNGTLRAGDSTCPVGSNNPGTSVAVINFTDAQAVNGVTKGITVNSGGTLQLYGSTGVAPVPSGTPTPGVNPQAPSWTYLSAPAGPPSLYGANLGVASPVTAPNNATTITVADYVNWQPSQWIVVAGTDFSPDSSEFVMIDSVQCAGASTGPCTIILDSKTPLVNYHFGGPAPDTGANAFNDGPSQNYGVDERAEVGLISRNVKLTSTITGTDTHWGGEIKIMPGYNLVQIQGVEIEKFGKDQAGSYPIHFHMVGDVSPGTLINSNSIHHGFNHCITLHATNNLTISNNICARIVDHLFYFETGTETGDTLVDNLGVGVMSNEFSIPAGNTNALAAFWSGDYLAAQNGYGYNGFNIPFTDNQAPSAATVIGDPLGETSSGFWITNPAANKFVGNDVSGCQDQGRAFWILPPASQPDVAKLPLPAGNFSSNRAHGCYTGFDTASDLNVTGAVNYTPQGSCVGGPLAGSGTNCDVVTEFDHLTATRNRNRGIWVRPGWYVLDGARLATNRDGASLVSSGGTEGSPPGEWGLLTNSIAVGISTNNPWRFGPCPYPGQDGFGGSQGCWGSSNGGLIGNGYPTPQWNMFGYMFYDGPARLENVKFVNFVQSVEPMLTASDAGFLQYFSNTNKMLCAPSVPFQYEGDAAMGWFQSNENSYPPTQFTKDLTFYNVALRHEVYTQDVENTCSPVPATGANFRDGDKFTVIQDHDTTLTGLQVVPNGGGSPIAGAYPISLNNLPFLAGPGTVDECLSDGAQDNVLEQRPTSLMSPYSYATLEFSALNGCSGGSCANSGVMVFTKDEIDYPSNGGAAQFQFTDQAITNNNQIATVNCGGSLASGTGVEGHACVALTGRNGQGVYEPKLVNGLGYTVQSSVGMPNFVSLMYTDADLPGGISPQNPFQARIGICYQKNVPANAFIVYKGSKLFVGPFGNFDSLAGLILPQTTSCQGLDNVLCGTNANPLSCLDGKCPSAPFYPAPTAVPTPAPGTAPNPPGAPMRLTQVASLAQLSDPTMCPNGTCFYYDSISGLLFLDLVQEQPNAGGAYSSPLGSCSGTQNTSDPACTGENFYSAPGSGAELYTIEVDPSHYTPSGPSDCIPYGPSAFTDYTQPYPSNLNQLAYSDGQVVLPQLEATNPAFPHQVASNEPTKFCPTNPPATPDWPPAPPSAIPTNFTIALPAGVSVTLTPNVTPIPVQGNPLYPLSPGAYMVTASASPCTSGICQCNQNVTVTSTGWSTSGNTCCGLGGSGTTIGVAAQPWKCTGP; the protein is encoded by the coding sequence TTGGTTATTTATCGACCCGTCTGGATCGTGCGCGGCGCGTTGCTGACGCTGCTCCTATTTTCCCTCTCGTGCAGCGGCGGCTCCTCTTCCTCCTCTCCACCGGTCAGCGTCTCGGGTCTTTGTCAGCAGGCCTTCGCGCCTCCCAGCAATCTTCATGGGGTTGTGGCCCACGCCGTTGCTACTTCAACCCCCGCCCCGGTGCCGCTGTCGAGCTGCACCATGGATACCAACCGTGACGTGGTTATCGGCTCCGGGGGCTGCGGCCCCAATGTGTACGTCGACAAATCCTTCGTAGACTCCAATGGCACCGGCCTGGGATCCATCACCATCAACAGCGATGGAATTCTGGCTTTTCTCCACGATCCAGGCTTCGAGCCCTATCAACTCGACACGTCCGGGATCGTGGTTAATGGGACGTTGCGGGCCGGCGATTCGACCTGCCCGGTTGGCAGCAACAATCCGGGAACCAGCGTTGCGGTTATCAACTTCACCGACGCCCAAGCGGTCAACGGCGTAACCAAGGGTATCACCGTCAACTCGGGCGGCACCCTGCAGCTTTATGGCTCAACCGGCGTCGCGCCGGTTCCCTCCGGCACCCCCACGCCGGGCGTGAATCCTCAGGCCCCGAGCTGGACCTATCTGAGTGCCCCAGCGGGACCGCCGAGCTTATATGGCGCCAATCTGGGCGTTGCCAGTCCGGTCACCGCGCCCAACAACGCCACCACCATCACCGTGGCGGATTACGTCAATTGGCAGCCCAGCCAATGGATCGTTGTGGCGGGCACCGATTTCTCCCCGGACAGCTCCGAGTTCGTGATGATCGACTCGGTCCAATGCGCCGGCGCAAGCACCGGCCCCTGCACCATTATTCTCGATAGCAAAACCCCGCTGGTGAACTACCATTTTGGCGGTCCCGCGCCCGACACGGGAGCGAATGCCTTCAACGACGGCCCCAGCCAGAACTACGGCGTGGACGAGCGCGCCGAGGTCGGCTTGATCAGCCGCAACGTCAAGCTCACGTCGACCATCACCGGCACAGATACTCATTGGGGCGGCGAAATCAAAATCATGCCGGGGTACAACCTGGTCCAGATTCAAGGCGTGGAGATCGAAAAATTCGGCAAGGACCAGGCCGGCAGCTATCCTATCCATTTTCACATGGTGGGAGACGTCAGTCCCGGCACGTTGATCAACAGCAACAGCATCCACCACGGCTTTAACCATTGCATCACGCTGCATGCCACCAACAATCTGACCATCAGTAATAATATCTGCGCTCGCATCGTCGACCACCTCTTCTACTTCGAAACCGGGACCGAAACCGGCGACACTTTGGTGGACAACCTCGGCGTGGGGGTGATGAGCAACGAGTTCAGCATCCCGGCGGGCAACACCAACGCGCTAGCCGCCTTTTGGAGCGGAGACTACCTGGCGGCGCAAAACGGCTACGGCTACAACGGCTTCAATATTCCCTTCACCGACAATCAGGCGCCCTCCGCCGCGACCGTGATCGGCGATCCGCTGGGCGAAACTTCATCGGGTTTCTGGATCACCAACCCGGCAGCCAATAAGTTTGTCGGCAACGACGTCAGTGGATGCCAGGACCAGGGCCGCGCCTTTTGGATTCTGCCTCCCGCGAGTCAACCCGACGTGGCGAAACTGCCGCTACCTGCGGGTAATTTTTCATCCAATCGGGCGCACGGCTGTTATACGGGATTCGACACCGCGTCGGATTTGAATGTGACGGGCGCCGTCAATTACACCCCTCAAGGGTCGTGCGTCGGCGGTCCCTTGGCCGGCAGCGGGACCAATTGCGACGTGGTAACCGAATTCGATCACCTGACCGCCACGCGCAATCGCAACCGCGGGATCTGGGTGCGGCCCGGCTGGTATGTGCTCGATGGGGCCCGGTTGGCCACCAATCGCGACGGCGCATCGCTGGTCTCCAGCGGCGGCACCGAAGGTTCGCCGCCGGGCGAATGGGGCCTGCTCACGAACTCGATCGCGGTCGGGATCAGCACCAACAATCCCTGGCGCTTCGGCCCCTGCCCTTATCCCGGGCAGGACGGCTTTGGCGGCAGCCAGGGATGCTGGGGGAGTTCCAACGGCGGTCTGATCGGTAACGGCTACCCCACGCCGCAATGGAACATGTTCGGCTACATGTTCTACGACGGGCCAGCGCGGCTTGAAAACGTCAAATTCGTCAACTTCGTCCAAAGCGTCGAGCCGATGCTGACCGCCAGCGATGCGGGGTTTCTTCAATATTTCTCGAATACCAACAAGATGCTGTGCGCGCCCAGCGTGCCATTCCAGTACGAAGGCGACGCCGCGATGGGTTGGTTTCAGTCCAACGAAAACAGCTATCCGCCGACCCAGTTCACCAAAGATTTGACGTTTTACAACGTCGCCCTGCGTCACGAGGTCTATACCCAGGACGTAGAGAATACTTGCTCCCCCGTCCCAGCCACCGGCGCCAATTTCCGCGACGGCGACAAGTTCACCGTGATCCAAGACCACGACACCACGCTGACCGGTCTGCAGGTGGTGCCCAACGGCGGCGGTTCGCCGATCGCCGGCGCCTACCCGATTTCGCTGAACAATCTGCCATTCCTGGCCGGACCCGGCACGGTTGACGAATGCCTCTCGGATGGTGCGCAAGACAACGTGCTCGAGCAGCGTCCAACCTCGCTGATGAGCCCCTATAGTTATGCGACTCTGGAGTTCTCCGCCCTCAATGGCTGTTCGGGCGGCTCCTGCGCCAACAGCGGCGTGATGGTCTTCACCAAGGACGAGATCGACTATCCCAGCAACGGGGGTGCCGCGCAGTTCCAGTTCACCGATCAGGCGATCACCAACAACAATCAGATCGCGACGGTCAACTGCGGCGGTAGCCTGGCCAGCGGGACTGGAGTCGAAGGCCACGCTTGCGTGGCGCTCACCGGCCGCAACGGGCAGGGCGTATACGAGCCCAAGTTGGTCAATGGGCTTGGTTACACGGTTCAATCCAGTGTTGGCATGCCCAATTTTGTATCGTTGATGTACACCGACGCCGATCTGCCCGGGGGGATCAGCCCCCAAAACCCGTTCCAGGCGCGCATTGGTATTTGCTACCAGAAGAACGTTCCCGCCAACGCCTTTATCGTATACAAGGGCAGCAAGCTGTTCGTTGGTCCGTTTGGCAACTTTGACAGTCTGGCCGGATTGATTCTGCCTCAGACAACCTCCTGCCAGGGTTTGGACAACGTGCTCTGCGGCACTAACGCCAACCCATTGTCGTGCCTGGACGGCAAGTGTCCATCGGCGCCTTTCTATCCCGCCCCGACCGCGGTTCCCACTCCCGCGCCTGGCACTGCGCCTAATCCTCCCGGCGCTCCGATGCGTCTTACCCAAGTCGCGTCGTTAGCTCAGCTTTCGGATCCAACGATGTGCCCCAACGGAACGTGCTTCTATTATGACTCGATCTCGGGCCTGTTGTTCCTCGATCTGGTTCAGGAACAGCCCAATGCGGGAGGCGCATACAGTTCGCCGCTGGGCAGTTGCAGCGGGACCCAGAACACCAGCGACCCGGCCTGTACCGGGGAAAATTTCTACTCCGCTCCGGGCAGTGGGGCCGAACTCTACACCATCGAGGTGGACCCGAGTCACTACACTCCCAGTGGGCCGTCCGATTGCATTCCCTATGGACCTTCGGCCTTTACTGATTATACCCAGCCCTATCCATCCAACTTGAACCAGCTCGCATACTCGGACGGTCAGGTCGTGCTGCCCCAGCTTGAAGCCACCAACCCGGCGTTTCCGCATCAGGTTGCCTCCAACGAGCCGACGAAGTTTTGTCCCACTAACCCGCCGGCCACGCCCGACTGGCCGCCCGCGCCCCCCTCCGCCATTCCGACCAACTTCACCATCGCGCTGCCCGCCGGCGTCTCGGTGACTCTGACCCCCAACGTCACCCCAATTCCAGTTCAGGGTAATCCGCTTTACCCGCTGAGCCCGGGAGCATACATGGTGACAGCGTCCGCTTCTCCGTGCACCTCGGGCATTTGCCAATGCAATCAGAACGTCACCGTCACCTCGACCGGCTGGAGCACCAGCGGAAATACCTGCTGCGGCCTAGGCGGCAGCGGAACCACGATCGGGGTCGCGGCCCAACCCTGGAAATGCACCGGCCCCTAG
- a CDS encoding amidohydrolase family protein, with the protein MRIDLHSHYYPAQYLGQLERCGLRGVGVLRGLHAGDAPEELEARLRDMDRARVKMQVLSAGAHGPYFARPEDAIVAARTANDTYAEVVRRHPGRFALFASTPLPHLDAAMRELERAIDELHAVGVNVTTSVLGKPIADPAFDPFFEELNRRRAALFIHPAGVGACSPHVEEYGLTWAIGAPIEDTVVALQLIARKFPQRYPEIRIVISHLGGALPMLIARLDHLMPLFGTPLDEKPSATARRMWYDTVAHNSSPALRCAGDTLGWDRLVLGSDYPYQSAQWYQGCVEYIESCGRPAADVRAILEDNPAAVLLKPAN; encoded by the coding sequence ATGCGAATCGATCTGCATAGCCATTACTATCCGGCGCAATACCTGGGGCAGCTGGAGCGATGCGGTTTGCGCGGGGTCGGCGTCCTGCGCGGTTTGCACGCCGGCGACGCGCCGGAGGAACTGGAAGCGCGCCTGCGCGACATGGACCGGGCGCGGGTGAAGATGCAGGTGCTGTCGGCAGGCGCGCACGGACCGTATTTCGCCCGCCCCGAGGATGCGATCGTCGCTGCCCGCACCGCCAACGACACTTACGCCGAAGTGGTGCGGCGCCATCCCGGTCGCTTCGCGCTGTTCGCCTCCACGCCCCTGCCGCATTTGGACGCCGCGATGCGCGAGCTGGAGCGGGCGATAGACGAGCTGCACGCGGTGGGCGTCAACGTCACCACCTCGGTGCTGGGCAAGCCGATTGCCGATCCGGCGTTCGATCCATTCTTCGAGGAGCTTAACCGCCGCCGCGCTGCGTTGTTTATTCATCCGGCGGGCGTGGGCGCCTGCTCGCCGCATGTGGAGGAGTACGGCCTGACCTGGGCGATCGGGGCGCCGATCGAAGACACCGTGGTGGCGTTGCAACTGATCGCGCGCAAATTTCCCCAGCGCTACCCCGAAATTAGGATAGTGATTTCGCACCTGGGCGGCGCCTTGCCCATGTTGATCGCGCGGCTAGACCATCTGATGCCGCTGTTCGGAACGCCGCTGGACGAGAAGCCCAGCGCGACGGCGCGGCGGATGTGGTACGACACTGTGGCGCACAACTCGTCTCCCGCGCTGCGCTGCGCCGGCGACACGCTGGGATGGGACCGGTTAGTGCTGGGCAGTGACTATCCTTATCAGAGCGCGCAATGGTATCAGGGCTGCGTGGAGTACATCGAAAGTTGTGGACGACCCGCGGCCGACGTCAGAGCCATCCTGGAGGACAATCCCGCCGCGGTTCTTCTCAAACCCGCCAACTGA
- a CDS encoding CocE/NonD family hydrolase, translating to MIDEKDVLVSMRDGARLGARIYRPDSGRSPALLAIGPYRYDNNQLPPSPQFLWRETGPIEWYVSQGYAFVHVDVRGTGISDGEFGLLDRIEQQDMFDVVEWIARQPWCSGKVGGIGESYYCMAQWFMGAVNPPHLACIAPYDGMTDPYRYLAYQGGIEGYFPSFWYTISVRLPNLHPANRDHPREVTRDLMLDIQRHPFYDEFWRERAAVEQLDKIQVPAFIIGVWAKNDFHLPGMLIGYERVRGPRKLLITATASPLTALLDFASVEFHQKYLLPFYDRYLKDQQNGFENRPNVEYAVHNTGVIRCFETWPPPGVKRRRLFLAKGPSGSVSSLNDGLLAPAPSPGGGSTTYSYPQPTWLGVVVGPQPPDPVRQVLTFTTPTLDKDLELAGGAKLVLYASSTRDDMDFLVKVCEQFAQEPAAGMQPRFRVVGRGWLRASHQERDPRFDREDAPYYTHARAVPLEPGKIYQIEIAIVPCAYRFSKGNRIRLEIACTDSPVFDPLSMHMYRPDKIGADTIFHDAKYPSYLELPVLDAE from the coding sequence ATGATCGACGAGAAGGACGTTTTGGTTTCAATGCGCGATGGCGCCCGCCTGGGAGCGCGGATCTACCGGCCCGACAGCGGCCGGAGCCCGGCCTTGCTGGCGATAGGTCCTTACCGCTACGACAACAACCAACTACCGCCCTCGCCGCAATTCCTATGGCGTGAGACCGGGCCGATCGAATGGTATGTCTCGCAGGGTTATGCCTTCGTGCACGTCGATGTGCGCGGGACCGGGATTTCCGACGGCGAGTTCGGGCTGCTCGATCGCATTGAGCAGCAGGACATGTTCGACGTCGTCGAATGGATCGCGCGCCAGCCCTGGTGCAGCGGCAAGGTAGGCGGAATCGGCGAATCCTACTACTGCATGGCGCAATGGTTCATGGGAGCGGTCAACCCTCCCCATCTGGCCTGCATCGCGCCCTATGATGGGATGACCGATCCCTATCGCTACCTGGCTTACCAGGGCGGCATCGAGGGGTACTTCCCCAGCTTCTGGTACACCATCAGTGTACGCCTGCCCAATCTCCATCCCGCTAACCGCGACCACCCGCGCGAAGTGACCCGTGATCTGATGCTCGACATCCAGCGCCATCCGTTTTACGACGAGTTCTGGCGCGAGCGGGCCGCCGTCGAGCAGCTCGACAAGATTCAGGTCCCGGCTTTTATCATTGGCGTGTGGGCAAAGAACGACTTTCATCTGCCGGGGATGCTGATCGGCTACGAGCGGGTCCGCGGGCCGCGTAAGTTGCTGATTACCGCCACTGCATCGCCGTTGACCGCGCTGTTGGACTTCGCCAGCGTCGAATTTCATCAAAAGTACCTGCTGCCCTTTTACGACCGCTACCTGAAGGACCAGCAAAACGGCTTCGAGAACCGCCCCAACGTCGAGTACGCCGTCCATAATACCGGGGTAATACGCTGTTTCGAGACCTGGCCGCCGCCGGGTGTAAAGCGCCGCCGCCTGTTCCTGGCCAAGGGGCCCAGCGGCAGCGTAAGCTCGCTCAACGACGGCCTGCTGGCGCCAGCCCCATCGCCTGGCGGCGGCAGCACCACCTATTCTTATCCGCAGCCGACCTGGCTGGGCGTAGTGGTGGGACCGCAGCCGCCCGATCCGGTGCGCCAGGTGCTGACCTTCACGACCCCGACGCTAGACAAGGACCTGGAACTCGCCGGCGGCGCGAAGCTGGTACTCTATGCCTCTTCGACCCGCGACGACATGGATTTTTTGGTCAAAGTCTGCGAGCAGTTCGCGCAGGAGCCCGCCGCCGGTATGCAGCCGCGCTTTCGAGTGGTGGGGCGCGGCTGGCTGCGCGCCTCCCACCAGGAGCGCGACCCGCGCTTTGATCGCGAGGACGCCCCCTATTACACCCATGCGCGCGCAGTGCCGCTGGAACCGGGAAAGATTTACCAGATAGAAATCGCGATCGTACCCTGTGCTTATCGCTTCAGCAAAGGCAATCGCATCCGGCTGGAAATCGCTTGCACCGACTCACCGGTATTCGATCCGCTGAGCATGCATATGTATCGGCCCGACAAGATCGGCGCGGATACGATTTTCCACGATGCTAAGTATCCCTCCTACCTGGAACTGCCAGTCCTCGACGCGGAGTGA
- a CDS encoding MFS transporter gives MDAREKRAWWLVAIMFVEMFFVHGAFIILPVYMIPIERAFGWNRLRSSTLQTFAGFSMGAIGMPLVGWLIDFLDAQIVMSAGVVVLSAGFILAALAHSYAALAVSYFLIGLGDAAATLSPCAVVVSNWFEPRRRGLALGLALAGMSVGGMVLYIVVNRVIYSWGWRASYAVVPLPIIVLILPLVIWKVRTRPLQSAVAGSAASILPGAELGEAMRGRAFWLIAVCQFTFNLTLAATTAHTIPYITGAGYGRTVAVRAFGIATGLAGVGKVIMGWLADRISGRTALALDLFGNAIGVSMLLFVGYEIVLVGWTVVWGLTIIAPLSLIPLVITECYGLKRLGSLIGLLYMFSALGGALGPVSMGWLYVHTQTYRYGFEILATLLIFAAICALGCKPRHPEVPVAARAHTGAAVGVG, from the coding sequence ATGGACGCTAGAGAGAAGCGCGCATGGTGGCTGGTCGCCATTATGTTCGTCGAGATGTTTTTCGTTCACGGCGCTTTCATCATTCTGCCCGTTTATATGATCCCCATCGAGCGCGCCTTCGGCTGGAACCGCCTGCGTTCATCCACACTGCAAACATTCGCGGGCTTCTCGATGGGCGCGATCGGAATGCCGCTGGTGGGCTGGCTCATTGACTTCCTCGATGCACAAATCGTGATGAGCGCCGGCGTGGTCGTGCTCAGCGCTGGATTCATTCTTGCCGCGCTGGCCCATTCCTACGCTGCGTTGGCCGTGAGCTACTTTCTCATCGGCCTGGGCGATGCGGCGGCGACTCTCAGTCCCTGCGCGGTGGTCGTTTCCAATTGGTTCGAGCCGCGACGTCGAGGCCTCGCGTTGGGCTTGGCCCTGGCGGGTATGTCGGTAGGCGGGATGGTTCTTTACATCGTGGTCAACCGGGTGATTTACAGCTGGGGTTGGCGTGCCAGTTATGCGGTCGTTCCGTTACCGATCATCGTGTTGATCCTGCCGCTGGTGATCTGGAAAGTGCGCACTCGTCCGCTGCAAAGCGCGGTCGCCGGCTCGGCCGCCAGCATTCTGCCCGGAGCGGAATTGGGCGAAGCGATGCGTGGGCGTGCCTTCTGGCTGATTGCGGTCTGTCAATTCACCTTCAACCTCACCCTCGCCGCGACTACTGCTCATACTATTCCCTATATCACCGGCGCCGGTTATGGCCGTACGGTAGCGGTGCGCGCGTTTGGAATCGCTACCGGCTTGGCCGGCGTGGGCAAGGTGATCATGGGTTGGTTGGCCGACCGGATCAGCGGCCGAACGGCGTTGGCGCTCGATCTTTTCGGTAACGCCATCGGCGTGAGCATGCTGCTGTTTGTCGGTTATGAAATTGTCCTGGTTGGCTGGACCGTGGTCTGGGGATTGACGATCATTGCGCCGCTGTCGCTAATCCCACTGGTTATCACCGAATGTTACGGACTAAAGCGGCTGGGCTCGCTGATTGGCCTGCTCTATATGTTTTCGGCGCTGGGCGGCGCGCTGGGTCCGGTCTCGATGGGCTGGCTGTACGTGCATACCCAGACTTACCGCTATGGCTTCGAGATCTTGGCCACCCTGCTGATTTTCGCTGCCATCTGTGCCTTGGGATGCAAGCCGCGCCATCCCGAGGTGCCGGTCGCCGCGCGAGCGCACACTGGCGCCGCCGTCGGCGTGGGGTGA
- a CDS encoding VOC family protein codes for MADRVTSIRHVALEVPDFDSEREFIKKTWCLEEAEHDGKLSFFAAEGSPEAYIFRLRGGSERGIDLIALATDSSAAVDGLAAKLAKAGVRLISQPEALKTPGGGYGFRFFDPDGRAVEISSGVKERSARELKRGESIPKKLSHIVMHSPNLERTTDFYVTQLGFKVSDWFVNDNGQKCFSFLRCDSDHHSIAFVPGTGPALQHVAFEMRDVEEMMRGVGRLLKEKAMLQWGPGRHVLGNNTFAYFADPSGNLLEYTADIQQVDDSYQCKTLLMCPENADQWGTGVLGGSPMRGLNTNIPDPHAWKVPPL; via the coding sequence ATGGCAGATCGGGTTACATCGATTCGTCACGTCGCCTTGGAGGTTCCCGACTTCGACAGCGAACGGGAGTTCATCAAAAAAACTTGGTGCCTGGAAGAAGCCGAGCACGACGGCAAGCTATCATTTTTCGCCGCCGAAGGCTCGCCCGAGGCTTATATCTTTCGGCTGCGCGGCGGTTCGGAGCGGGGGATCGATTTGATTGCTCTGGCTACCGACAGCAGCGCCGCGGTCGATGGGTTGGCTGCCAAGCTGGCGAAAGCTGGAGTGCGCCTGATAAGCCAGCCGGAAGCGCTCAAGACTCCGGGCGGCGGTTACGGCTTCCGCTTTTTCGATCCTGACGGCCGCGCCGTGGAAATCTCCAGCGGCGTCAAGGAGCGCAGCGCGCGCGAGCTTAAGCGCGGGGAATCGATTCCGAAAAAGCTCTCCCACATCGTGATGCACTCCCCCAACCTGGAAAGGACCACCGACTTCTATGTGACGCAACTCGGTTTCAAGGTGTCAGACTGGTTCGTCAACGACAACGGGCAGAAGTGTTTCAGCTTTTTGCGCTGCGACAGCGATCACCATAGTATTGCCTTCGTTCCAGGCACGGGACCGGCGCTGCAGCACGTGGCCTTCGAGATGCGCGACGTCGAAGAGATGATGCGCGGGGTAGGGCGCCTGCTCAAGGAGAAGGCAATGCTGCAATGGGGACCCGGCCGCCACGTTTTGGGCAACAACACTTTCGCCTATTTCGCCGATCCCAGCGGCAACCTGCTCGAATACACTGCGGACATTCAGCAAGTGGACGACAGCTATCAGTGCAAGACACTGTTGATGTGTCCCGAAAATGCGGACCAGTGGGGCACTGGCGTTCTCGGCGGTTCGCCGATGCGCGGGCTTAATACCAACATCCCCGATCCTCATGCCTGGAAGGTACCGCCGCTCTAA